The DNA window CGGCCTCGCCAAGAACCTGCTTGATGGCGGCGAGCAGCGCGTTGGCGACGTGCGGATAATGATGCGGATGGATCTGAAGGCCCACATGCTTTTGCGCGATCCGCTCAACCGCCGGCCCGAGCACTCCGAGGTTGTCGATATTTTGCGCATAGGCAAGGATCGCCTGCGCCAACGCCTTCGTTTGCCCGCCGCCTTCGCCTTGGTGGGACTGGTTGAAGAGGTTACGAACCTCTTCGTCCTTGAAAAGCTGGACGTACATGGCGGCAGTGATCTCTGTGCCGTGGGCCGCAAGTGCGGGCACGGTCGCCTGCACGATTGCCTTGGTTGCCGCGCTCAATTCTCTGGCCATTTCTCGGATCTCCGTGATTTTGATAATAGCGGCCACCGATTTATGGTTTAAAACATATATCGACAATATATCTTTTAGCCTTTGGGCTGTCCTGTGCGGTTCTGTCACAGGCGGGTAGAGCGCAAACTAGCGATCGTCGCCGTTCCTTGTCCGACGCTGATAAAGGGAGCCGCTGGCAGTCGGTCCGCGAGGCAGGATGCAAAATGGGCCGGCATAACCGGCCCATCCACAATCAATTCTGCTCGACGGGCGCCGGCACCGCAAACGGCGGACCCCGCCGTCCGAGCCGGTCGGCGACCAGCATCGACAGCATCATTTCCACGAGACCATTGGTGGCACCCTTCTCGCCGCCGGAAGCGCCGATCTGGATCTGCGGCACGAGCGGCAGCCTGCCGTTTTCGATCGCCTCGCCGAAGCGCATGAGAACCTGCGAGTTGAGCTGATAGTCCGGCCCACCGAAGGCCGCGACCTTCTTCTCGGTAACCTCGGCTTCCGCCAGACCGACGGCGCGCACCTTTTCAGCATCTGCAAAACCGGTCGCCTTGACGCGTTCGGCATCGGCAAGCGCGACGGCCTTGATCCAGTCAGCCTCGCCGAGGCCCGCGAGGCGCACCTTCTCTGCCTCTGCCTGCTGGCGGGTGCGGGCGAGTTGCGCCTTACCCTCGTTCTCCCTGATCTCGATGGTGAGCGCGGACGTCGTGATCTTGGCCTGCTGTTCGGCGAGCGCTTCCTTCTCGCGCAATGTGCGCTCCTGGATCGCAGCCGCCTCCTGCAATTTATACTTCTCAGCTAAGACGTCTAATCTATCGCCGTTGTATCAGTCTAGTAGTTGATTAATCGCTCAGCTGTGAACTTGTCGGTGACGAGCATGTCAATGACACCTATCCGGAGAGCTCCGGCAATAGCGGCTGTCTTCTTTGCGCCACCCGCCAGAGCAATGACGCGATCAACCCGATTCAAGTCCTCAATGGGGAGGCCGATGACCCGATCGTCGAGGGGAGTTTTGACCAAACCGCCATTCTTGTCGAAGAACCGGAGAGAGATATCCCCAACCGCACCAGCGTCTGCCAGATCGGCCAACTCACGGGACGAAAAGATGTTTCCAGATCGTGCCAGCAGTTCGGATGGTTCAACCCCACCAATGCCGACGATGGCAAGCGAAATGCTGCCGAAGAGATCCATGGTCTCGCGAACAAAGGGATCGGCCTGCATCAGGAGCTTGGCTTCACGCGAGCTGGTGACGCCCTGCACAGGCAAGAGCTTCGGCTCTGCACCGGTCAGTCGCGCAAGTCGTGTCGTGAGCTGCGTGGCGTGCGTCTGTACGGACGGGTCACCCATGCCTCCAAGCGTCTGAACGACATATTTTGCCTGGGCGCTTTTTTGCGGATGGATGTTTTCGACCATCTTGAAGATCGTCTGGCTCCAGCTTGACACACCGATGATCTCGCCGGGTGAAAGCGTGACCTCGAGCAAATGGGCTGCCGCTTCGCCGATGCGGGCCATGATGGCGGCGTCCCGGTCCTCGGTGCATTCCACAACGATGGCTTCTGGCAGCTGGAATTTGTCGCGCAGTCCGCCTTCAAGTTCGCTATAGGTCCCGACAGGAGGAATGACGCTCGTGCGGACGATGTCTTCCGCTTCGGCTCGCTTCAGCATCCGTGACACTGTTGCCTGGGAAAGGCGCAGGTGCTCGGCGATCTCCGCCTGCCGTCGCCCTTCGATGTGATACATCTGCGCCACTCTTGAAATCAGGCGGAGTTCGTTGAGACGGGACATGAGCAATTCCGGCTTGAATTTTTATTCACATTTAGCCGGTGTCGGTCGCCACGTCGAGCGGGCCAGCGCATCATTCCACGTCTTCAGAAGACTGCTCCGATCGATCTCTTCGGGGTTGATCACCCGAGAGCTTCTCGGGAGCGCCTCGATCGTTTCGAGATCTTTCCACAGTCCGAGCGAAAGCCCCGCGAGATAGGCAGCTCCGAGGGCGGAAGCCTCGGGAGCCTCGCACTGGATGACGGCATGCCCGATGAGGTTGGAAACGCACTGCATCAGAAAGCGGTTCTGGCTCGGGCCGCCATCAACGTAGAGGGCGCCGAGTTGGCCGCCGCTCTGGGCGCGCATCGCGGCGATCACGTCATGAACCTGGAAGGCGATCGAATCCGTTACCGAGCGGGCCATTTGCGCGCGGGTCGTCGCGAAGTTGATTTGTGAAAATAGCGCGCGGGCGTCGGAGTTCCAGTAGGGTGCGCCGAGGCCAACGAAGGCCGGCAAGAAACCCGGTCCGCCCGGCTCGGCGGTTGCTGCGAGATCGACGAGTGCCGCCACGTCCGCAAGACCCAGGATACCCGCCATCCAGGGAAGGCTTGCGGCGGAAACGAGGATATTGCCCTCAAAGGCAAAGGTCGGCGCGCCTGCGATGCGCCACGCGACCGTCGTGGTAATGCCGTTGCGCGGCGCAATAAAGCGCGGCAGTGTCGTCATGACCGATGATCCGGTCCCGAACGTTACCTTTCCATCGCCCGGCTGGAAGGCGCCATGGCCGAAAAGGGCTGCATGGCTGTCGCCGATTGCGGAGCGGATCGGCGTGCCATCGGCAATGCCGGGAAGTCCTCGCGTCGCGCCGAAATCGGCGGAACTATCGAGCACTTCGGGAAGCTGGTTGATATCGACGCCGAAGATTTCGCCGAGTTCTTCGCTCCAGACCTGACCCTGCAGGTCGAACAATTGGCTTCGGGCTGCATTGGAAGCGTCGCAGACATGGCGGCGGCCACCCGTCAGGCATTGAATGAGCCAGCTGTCGATCGTCCCGAGACGCACCCGGCGTCCCGCCGGAACACGATCGAGCAGCCAGCGGAATTTTGAGCCGGGAAACATCGGGTCGAGGGGCAAGCCGGTCAGCGCCTGCACGCGGTCCAGATGCCCTTCGGCTATCAGGCGCTCACAGTCAGGCGCGGTGCGGCGGCATTGCCAGCTGAGTACAGGACCGAGCGCTTCACCGGTTTCGCCGTCCCACATGGTAACGGATTCGCGCTGGTTGGAGACCGCGATGGCCTCGACGCTCGCGCCGGAAGCATTTTTCAGGCAGGTCTCGATCGCCTCGCAGACGGAGGCAAAAATCCGGCGGGGATCCTGTTCGACCCAGCCAGGCTGTGGATAGGAAATGCCGACCGCTGCCGAGCCCCTAGCGATGACCTCGCCGGTTTCGGAAACAAGAACTGCCTTCGAATTGGTGGTGCCCTGGTCGATCGCCAGAATAGCCCGCATCATCTTCTCCTCGAACGAATGGCCGGGGCGGATGCGCGCCCCAGCTCAAAGACCTGCTACCAGATTATTTGCGCTTGATAAGCGCAACAGCGGCATCGGCGATTGCGGTCGGCGCCATGCCGAACTCGTCGAGGAGGAATTCGGCGGAGCCGGTGGGCGCATAGACGCCGGGCACGCCAAGGCGCTTCATCGGCACAGGCGCGTTGTCAACGACGACTTCGGCGACAGCCGATCCGAGGCCGCCGAAGATGGAATGTTCTTCAGCCGTCACGATTGCGCCCGTTTCCTTCGCCGCAGCGATAATGGCATTCTCGTCGATCGGACGAACGGTTGCCATGTTCAAGACGCGCGCCGAAATACCGCGCTCGGCCAGGACGTCAGCAGCCTTCAACACGCGATGGGTCAAAGTGCCGTTGGCAATCAGCGTCACGTCGGTACCACCACGCAGCAGGTTCGCCTTGCCAAGCTCGAATTTGTGGCCTTCCGGCAGAAGGTCGGGTACGCCGACGCGCGACAGGCGCAGGAAGCAGGGGCCATTGTAGCTTGCGGCCCATTCGACGGCAGCCGCCGTCTCGATGCGGTCACAAGGCGCAATCACCGGCAGGTTGGGCAGGACACGTGTCCAGGCAAAATCCTCGATCGAATGATGGGTTGGGCCGAGTTCGCCGTAGGCCATGCCCGAGGAAATACCGACGAGCTTGACATTGGCGTTCGAGTAGGAAATGTCGGCCTTGATCTGCTCGAGCGACCGGCCGGTCAGGAACGGCGAAGCACCACAGATATACGGCAGACGTCCGCCATTGGCGAGACCGGCTCCGACGCCGACCATGTTCTGTTCGGCGATGCCAACGTTGACGAGGCGGTCGGGAAATTTCGACTTGAAACCGCCGAGCTTAGACGAGCCGACGGAGTCGTTGCAAACGGCGACGATGCTTTCGTTATCGGACGCCAAGCGCTCGAGCGTCGCGGCGAAGGCATCACGGCAGTCATACAGCTTCGGTGGGGTTACGGGCGCGTTCATTAGAGTGCCTCCGACAGTTCTGCCAATGCGGTTTCATACTGTTCCTTGCTCGGAACCTTGTGGTGCCAGTCGACCCGATCCTGCATGAACGAAATGCCATGGCCCTTGTTCGTGTGCGCCACAATGCAGTGCGGACGGTCGCCGCGATGTTCGAGGGCCGGTACGATGGCGTGCATGTCATTGCCGTTGATTTCGCTGACTTCCCAGCCGAAGGCCTCAAGCTTCGGGCGAAGAGGGGCAAGATCGTTGGTGTCCGACAGTGAAGCGCCCTGCTGGAACCTGTTGTGGTCGATAATCAGCGTGAGATTATCCAGGCGGAACTGGTATGCCGCCATGATGGCTTCCCAGTTGGAGCCTTCCTGCATCTCGCCGTCACCGGTGATGACATAGGTGTGATATCTTGCGCCCGAGAGTTTTGCGGCCTTAGCCATGCCGACAGCCACGGGCAGCCCGTGTCCAAGTGGGCCGGTATTTGTCTCGACGCCCGGCACCTTATTGCAGTTCGGATGGCCGTTCAGGCGGGAGTGAGGTTTCAGGAAGGTCGAGATTTCCTCTTCCGGAATGAAGCCGCGCTTGGCAAGCGCGACATAAAGCGCGCAGGCCGTGTGGCCCTTCGAAAGCACGAACCTGTCGCGATCGGGATGTTTTGGCTGGTCGGGCCAGACACGCAGAACGCGGAAGTATAGCGCAGTGAGAAGATCGATCACCGACATCTCGCCACCAATGTGGCCGGCACCCGCCTCATAGACGGCCTGGAGGTCGCGCAGGCGTATCTGGCGAGCAACACGTTCAAGTTCGGAAGGCTCCATCGTTTCCTCTGAATAAATATTCACATATAGATATTTTTGCACAGACGGCGACTTAGTCAAGTCCCCCCTTGATCGTTATGCCCGATCTTTCGTCAGAAAAGTCGATTGACACCATCCAAGCAAGTTGTTAATGAATTTTTCGGCAGGCATG is part of the Rhizobium jaguaris genome and encodes:
- a CDS encoding sugar-binding transcriptional regulator; this encodes MSRLNELRLISRVAQMYHIEGRRQAEIAEHLRLSQATVSRMLKRAEAEDIVRTSVIPPVGTYSELEGGLRDKFQLPEAIVVECTEDRDAAIMARIGEAAAHLLEVTLSPGEIIGVSSWSQTIFKMVENIHPQKSAQAKYVVQTLGGMGDPSVQTHATQLTTRLARLTGAEPKLLPVQGVTSSREAKLLMQADPFVRETMDLFGSISLAIVGIGGVEPSELLARSGNIFSSRELADLADAGAVGDISLRFFDKNGGLVKTPLDDRVIGLPIEDLNRVDRVIALAGGAKKTAAIAGALRIGVIDMLVTDKFTAERLINY
- a CDS encoding transketolase; this translates as MEPSELERVARQIRLRDLQAVYEAGAGHIGGEMSVIDLLTALYFRVLRVWPDQPKHPDRDRFVLSKGHTACALYVALAKRGFIPEEEISTFLKPHSRLNGHPNCNKVPGVETNTGPLGHGLPVAVGMAKAAKLSGARYHTYVITGDGEMQEGSNWEAIMAAYQFRLDNLTLIIDHNRFQQGASLSDTNDLAPLRPKLEAFGWEVSEINGNDMHAIVPALEHRGDRPHCIVAHTNKGHGISFMQDRVDWHHKVPSKEQYETALAELSEAL
- a CDS encoding transketolase family protein, with the protein product MNAPVTPPKLYDCRDAFAATLERLASDNESIVAVCNDSVGSSKLGGFKSKFPDRLVNVGIAEQNMVGVGAGLANGGRLPYICGASPFLTGRSLEQIKADISYSNANVKLVGISSGMAYGELGPTHHSIEDFAWTRVLPNLPVIAPCDRIETAAAVEWAASYNGPCFLRLSRVGVPDLLPEGHKFELGKANLLRGGTDVTLIANGTLTHRVLKAADVLAERGISARVLNMATVRPIDENAIIAAAKETGAIVTAEEHSIFGGLGSAVAEVVVDNAPVPMKRLGVPGVYAPTGSAEFLLDEFGMAPTAIADAAVALIKRK
- a CDS encoding FGGY family carbohydrate kinase; the protein is MRAILAIDQGTTNSKAVLVSETGEVIARGSAAVGISYPQPGWVEQDPRRIFASVCEAIETCLKNASGASVEAIAVSNQRESVTMWDGETGEALGPVLSWQCRRTAPDCERLIAEGHLDRVQALTGLPLDPMFPGSKFRWLLDRVPAGRRVRLGTIDSWLIQCLTGGRRHVCDASNAARSQLFDLQGQVWSEELGEIFGVDINQLPEVLDSSADFGATRGLPGIADGTPIRSAIGDSHAALFGHGAFQPGDGKVTFGTGSSVMTTLPRFIAPRNGITTTVAWRIAGAPTFAFEGNILVSAASLPWMAGILGLADVAALVDLAATAEPGGPGFLPAFVGLGAPYWNSDARALFSQINFATTRAQMARSVTDSIAFQVHDVIAAMRAQSGGQLGALYVDGGPSQNRFLMQCVSNLIGHAVIQCEAPEASALGAAYLAGLSLGLWKDLETIEALPRSSRVINPEEIDRSSLLKTWNDALARSTWRPTPAKCE